Proteins from a single region of Sneathiella aquimaris:
- a CDS encoding DUF721 domain-containing protein, with the protein MRKVGHLKGPKAIGSYVGKTARAALVKRGFAQADILSHWQNVVGPTLYHFSSPERLTYSKNKNAEATLKVRVAPGHAPEFQHFEPLIIERINSFFGYKAVSRISIIQAPVKRAKKPKKTAPPEPTLEQKKWLEHSVKEVKDEELKAHLITLGAAILAKNNT; encoded by the coding sequence GTGAGAAAAGTCGGACATTTAAAAGGACCGAAGGCCATTGGCAGCTATGTCGGCAAAACTGCACGCGCAGCTTTGGTCAAGCGTGGCTTTGCCCAAGCCGACATTTTGTCTCATTGGCAGAATGTTGTCGGCCCGACGCTCTATCACTTCTCCAGCCCGGAAAGATTGACTTATTCCAAGAACAAAAATGCAGAAGCAACCCTTAAAGTGAGAGTAGCGCCCGGGCACGCGCCAGAATTTCAACATTTTGAGCCTTTGATCATTGAACGAATCAATAGTTTCTTTGGCTATAAGGCGGTCAGCCGTATCAGCATCATTCAGGCGCCGGTAAAAAGAGCCAAAAAACCCAAGAAAACTGCGCCCCCGGAGCCAACCTTGGAACAAAAAAAATGGCTGGAGCACTCTGTTAAAGAGGTCAAAGATGAAGAGCTGAAAGCTCATTTAATAACACTGGGAGCCGCAATTCTGGCAAAGAACAACACCTGA
- a CDS encoding peroxidase-related enzyme (This protein belongs to a clade of uncharacterized proteins related to peroxidases such as the alkylhydroperoxidase AhpD.) — translation MSDQAISRYPIPEIKDLPEDLQELILGVQEKAGFIPNVFLTLAHRPDELRAFFNYHDAIMLRESNLTKAEKEMIVVTTSSDNNCLYCVVSHGAILRIYSKNPLIADQLTTNHHKADITDRQKAMLDFALKVSNDAQSIGESDFDLLKSHAFTEEDIWDIAAITAFFGLSNRMANLTSMRPNDEFFTMGRG, via the coding sequence ATGAGCGATCAAGCAATTAGCCGTTACCCGATCCCAGAGATAAAGGATCTGCCCGAAGATCTGCAGGAACTAATTCTGGGCGTACAGGAAAAAGCAGGCTTCATTCCCAATGTCTTTTTGACATTGGCTCACCGCCCCGACGAATTGCGGGCTTTTTTCAACTATCATGACGCGATCATGCTACGAGAAAGTAACCTGACGAAAGCCGAAAAAGAAATGATTGTCGTGACAACCTCGTCCGACAACAATTGCCTTTATTGCGTCGTCTCCCACGGTGCCATTTTGCGGATTTACTCTAAAAACCCGCTTATTGCCGACCAATTGACGACCAATCACCACAAGGCCGACATAACGGATCGACAAAAGGCCATGCTCGATTTTGCCCTCAAGGTATCCAATGACGCCCAGTCAATTGGCGAAAGCGATTTTGACCTATTGAAAAGCCATGCTTTCACGGAGGAGGATATCTGGGATATTGCGGCCATCACAGCGTTCTTCGGGCTCAGCAATCGCATGGCAAACTTAACAAGCATGCGGCCAAACGATGAGTTTTTCACCATGGGCCGAGGCTGA
- a CDS encoding RNA polymerase sigma factor — protein MMNVTGSLNDLELIEHIKKGDKQAFDEFYRRFEKKIYHFIRQKLNDPFEAYDILHEVFLDVWRKADGFEGRSKVSTWVFGIAFNKSIDRLRKRTVDQLDEDKHETMADDEGLSPMELLNATEEATFLQKCVETLSEAQRMVVHMAFFEDLSYPEIAAIIDRPEGTVKTRIFHAKQALKRCVEKFTGARS, from the coding sequence ATGATGAATGTGACCGGTTCCTTGAACGACTTAGAGCTTATTGAACATATTAAAAAAGGCGATAAACAAGCCTTTGACGAGTTTTATCGCCGGTTTGAGAAGAAAATCTACCATTTTATTCGTCAAAAATTGAACGATCCCTTCGAAGCATACGACATACTTCATGAAGTCTTCCTCGATGTCTGGCGTAAGGCCGACGGATTTGAAGGTCGGTCTAAAGTCTCAACATGGGTCTTTGGGATCGCTTTCAATAAATCCATCGACCGCCTTAGAAAACGCACAGTGGACCAGCTTGATGAAGACAAGCATGAAACAATGGCGGATGATGAAGGATTGAGTCCCATGGAATTATTAAACGCAACTGAAGAGGCGACCTTTCTTCAAAAATGTGTCGAGACGCTGAGTGAAGCGCAGCGCATGGTTGTCCATATGGCTTTTTTCGAGGATCTCTCATATCCTGAAATTGCTGCCATCATTGATCGGCCCGAAGGAACGGTAAAGACCCGGATTTTTCATGCAAAACAAGCGTTAAAGCGGTGCGTTGAAAAATTCACAGGAGCAAGATCATGA
- a CDS encoding PilZ domain-containing protein: protein MANFFTVGKYRPHNRRDHRHELPCMTIQIGAIRFDTYDWSLGGFRIDDYRGRPPVGEVVRISELSYSLENSVSVDCRATVTRIILGKNQVAFAFNKLDEAAFDFLEKASMQRLTLLSSAGK, encoded by the coding sequence ATGGCAAACTTTTTTACAGTTGGAAAATACCGACCTCACAACCGACGGGATCACCGTCATGAGTTGCCATGCATGACAATCCAGATCGGTGCAATCCGATTTGATACTTATGATTGGAGCCTTGGAGGCTTCAGAATAGATGATTACCGAGGTCGTCCGCCAGTTGGTGAAGTTGTCCGCATCTCAGAGCTGTCCTATTCCCTTGAAAATTCGGTGTCTGTTGACTGCCGCGCGACGGTAACCCGTATTATTCTAGGTAAAAACCAGGTGGCCTTCGCCTTTAACAAGCTGGACGAAGCCGCATTTGATTTTCTTGAAAAAGCCAGTATGCAGCGCCTCACGCTACTTTCCAGCGCTGGTAAATAA
- a CDS encoding S8 family serine peptidase, which translates to MLTLFLKDRFFKFLLIIALFAGPVAAKGEGRPLSQRIDMVASSSTAPGTPPATDPAAQPLTVTPSRPTGAEPGTAAPRPAGSNSREVTPELKRALPVYLRTASVCLDKQKQVRLIGRNLGDIPPGVRAATLKGAGQLASLEIKSWSGKEIIVAFPKSLVLQPGQRYQIILKINGLIVAGEGNRRSYRMCDPVDANAPAKIQPKKADHIAAELLILLSKDLFAQARVDAIKQELDRAGYLLLKESNLAGLNFVLLRVKTPAALDENEGLKALRIQYPDAVIDFNHISELSGQPRLYADTLTARTVQAKKCQTADGEGFSIGVLDGGVDLNHPAIRGDRNIKMAAFGLDGGGLPKASDHGTAIAVQYKGRLPDEGYDGLMVQSSLFIADILSWKSGRIYAATSSFLEGMNWLIGRKVDVINMSLEGPENKAMGTVLTEVSNKKIGLFAAAGNGGAEARPPYPAAHSDVVGVTAVDREKQVYRLATRGSHVDLAAPGVMLWLAKAGGNGSYRSGTSFAVPYVVARAASEMAKEGSKQQNSRLMILPKLSASALDLGQNGPDPVFGYGLVQFEGC; encoded by the coding sequence ATGCTTACTCTGTTCCTGAAGGACCGCTTTTTCAAATTCTTGCTCATCATTGCACTGTTTGCCGGACCTGTCGCGGCGAAAGGGGAAGGGCGGCCTTTGTCTCAACGCATTGATATGGTTGCGTCTTCTTCAACTGCGCCGGGGACACCGCCAGCAACGGATCCAGCGGCTCAGCCTTTGACGGTCACGCCTTCGCGCCCGACAGGTGCTGAACCGGGAACTGCTGCCCCTCGCCCGGCAGGCAGCAATAGCCGGGAGGTGACCCCTGAATTGAAAAGAGCACTTCCGGTTTATTTGCGAACAGCCAGTGTCTGCTTGGACAAGCAAAAACAGGTTCGCCTGATTGGTCGTAATTTAGGCGATATCCCCCCCGGGGTTCGGGCAGCTACACTCAAGGGGGCGGGACAGTTGGCTTCTCTTGAAATCAAAAGCTGGTCTGGAAAAGAAATAATCGTCGCCTTTCCTAAATCGCTCGTTTTGCAGCCGGGTCAGAGGTACCAGATTATTCTTAAAATAAATGGTCTGATTGTTGCCGGGGAGGGCAATCGGAGGTCATATAGGATGTGTGATCCAGTTGACGCGAACGCACCTGCCAAAATCCAACCCAAAAAGGCTGATCACATTGCTGCCGAATTGCTTATTTTACTATCTAAAGACCTGTTCGCTCAGGCACGTGTAGACGCAATTAAGCAGGAATTGGATCGCGCCGGTTATTTGCTGTTAAAGGAAAGTAATCTTGCAGGGCTAAATTTTGTCCTCCTGCGCGTTAAAACGCCAGCTGCACTGGATGAAAATGAAGGTCTGAAGGCGTTGCGCATACAATATCCTGATGCGGTAATTGACTTCAATCATATCAGCGAACTATCAGGGCAGCCCAGACTTTATGCCGATACGTTGACGGCCCGGACAGTTCAGGCAAAAAAATGCCAGACGGCAGATGGTGAGGGCTTTTCGATCGGTGTTTTGGATGGCGGGGTGGATCTGAATCACCCTGCGATCCGGGGGGACAGAAACATAAAGATGGCCGCCTTTGGCCTCGATGGGGGCGGGTTGCCAAAGGCATCGGATCATGGGACAGCAATCGCCGTGCAATATAAAGGGCGTTTGCCGGACGAGGGATATGACGGCTTAATGGTACAGTCTTCCCTATTCATTGCAGATATTCTTTCGTGGAAATCGGGTCGCATCTATGCTGCGACCAGCTCTTTTCTAGAAGGAATGAACTGGCTGATCGGAAGAAAAGTCGACGTTATCAATATGTCGTTGGAAGGCCCTGAAAATAAGGCTATGGGAACAGTCCTAACCGAAGTATCTAACAAAAAGATCGGCCTGTTTGCGGCAGCTGGGAACGGTGGCGCAGAGGCGCGCCCTCCTTATCCTGCTGCGCATTCGGATGTGGTTGGTGTTACGGCTGTAGATCGCGAGAAGCAGGTGTATCGCCTGGCAACGCGCGGCTCGCATGTAGACCTTGCGGCGCCGGGGGTTATGTTATGGTTGGCAAAGGCAGGGGGCAACGGCAGTTACCGATCAGGAACGTCGTTTGCAGTTCCGTATGTTGTCGCCAGAGCCGCGTCGGAAATGGCAAAGGAGGGTTCTAAACAGCAAAATAGTCGTTTGATGATTTTACCCAAGCTATCCGCATCGGCACTTGATCTGGGGCAGAACGGTCCAGATCCTGTTTTTGGCTATGGTCTTGTTCAATTTGAAGGATGTTAA
- a CDS encoding site-specific DNA-methyltransferase has protein sequence MTETTKLPLNQILQGNCIELMNSLPEKSVDMIFADPPYNMQLSGELRRPDDSKVDAVDDEWDQFESFQVYDKFTREWLQAAKRILKDDGTLWVIGSYHNIFRVGATLQDLGYWILNDVIWRKTNPMPNFRGTRFTNAHETLIWCSKDQNAKGMTFNYDALKVMNDDIQMRSDWHLPICSGGERLKIDGEKAHTTQKPESLLYRILTAASNPGDVILDPFFGSGTTGAVAKKLGRHFIGCEQETKYINVAKERIRKVQALGPENLEITKGKRQEPRVPFGSVVERGLLSAGQVLFDSRKRYKAKVRADGSLIASDVSGSIHKVGAQLQGASTCNGWTFWHFDAEGQAISIDVLRQQVRAEMN, from the coding sequence ATGACAGAGACAACAAAGCTTCCATTGAACCAAATACTACAAGGTAACTGCATCGAATTGATGAACAGCTTGCCTGAAAAATCAGTTGATATGATTTTTGCCGACCCTCCATACAATATGCAGCTTTCTGGAGAGTTACGTCGGCCAGATGACAGCAAAGTTGATGCGGTCGATGACGAGTGGGATCAATTCGAAAGTTTTCAGGTCTATGACAAATTCACCCGTGAATGGCTACAAGCCGCAAAACGGATTTTGAAAGACGATGGTACGTTATGGGTAATTGGTTCATACCATAATATCTTCCGGGTTGGGGCGACCCTGCAGGATCTGGGTTACTGGATCCTCAATGATGTTATTTGGCGTAAAACCAACCCAATGCCGAACTTTCGCGGTACCCGGTTTACCAATGCACACGAAACGCTGATCTGGTGCTCAAAAGATCAGAATGCCAAAGGTATGACCTTTAACTACGATGCCTTAAAAGTCATGAACGATGATATACAGATGCGTTCCGATTGGCATTTACCCATTTGCAGTGGCGGCGAGCGGCTGAAGATTGATGGTGAAAAAGCACATACAACGCAAAAACCGGAAAGCCTGCTCTATCGTATTCTAACCGCAGCGTCTAATCCGGGGGATGTTATTCTGGATCCATTTTTCGGTTCCGGCACTACGGGTGCTGTTGCCAAAAAATTGGGGCGCCACTTTATTGGCTGCGAACAGGAAACGAAATACATTAATGTCGCAAAGGAACGTATCCGCAAAGTACAGGCCTTGGGGCCTGAAAATCTTGAAATCACGAAAGGCAAGCGACAAGAACCCCGTGTACCATTTGGTTCAGTGGTTGAGAGAGGCTTACTATCCGCGGGTCAGGTTTTATTTGACTCCCGCAAGCGTTACAAAGCAAAGGTTCGTGCTGATGGAAGCCTTATTGCTTCAGATGTCAGTGGCTCTATTCACAAAGTTGGTGCACAATTGCAAGGCGCCAGCACCTGTAATGGGTGGACATTCTGGCATTTCGATGCAGAAGGACAAGCCATTTCGATTGACGTTCTTCGTCAACAGGTACGCGCAGAAATGAACTAG
- a CDS encoding PA0069 family radical SAM protein → METQPTLPTSGISKRGRGATLNPVSRFQTAEHVRIDDGWEKDDDAHDALRTSVTIEWAKSIISRNQSPDLPFDRSINPYRGCEHGCIYCYARPSHAYMDLSPGLDFESKLFEKPNAPDLLWNELGRSQYECAPIALGTNTDPYQPIEKDRRITREILKVLAKTKHPFTITTKSDLVLRDLDILQPLAKQRLVTVGISLTSLNNRLSRTMEPRASAPHKRLNAVRKLSDAGIPVVAQMAPIIPAVNDMEMEQILKAAKEHGASDAIYLLLRLPREVSPLFRDWLREHFPDRAAKVMSLIQSMRKGRDYDPDFRTRMRGQGAYADLIANRFTLACRKYGLKRRKHDLATDLFKKPTGPINQYSLFDD, encoded by the coding sequence ATGGAAACTCAGCCTACCCTTCCAACTTCTGGAATAAGTAAACGCGGGCGCGGCGCGACGCTCAACCCGGTGAGCCGCTTTCAGACGGCTGAACATGTCAGGATAGATGATGGATGGGAAAAGGATGACGACGCCCACGACGCCCTTCGCACATCGGTGACGATTGAATGGGCAAAATCGATTATATCCCGCAATCAATCACCAGACCTGCCTTTTGACCGTTCGATAAACCCCTACCGCGGCTGTGAACATGGTTGTATTTATTGTTATGCCCGCCCGTCGCATGCCTATATGGATTTATCACCCGGTCTGGATTTTGAAAGTAAACTCTTTGAAAAACCGAACGCACCGGACCTTCTATGGAATGAACTTGGCCGCAGCCAATATGAATGTGCCCCCATTGCACTGGGAACCAATACGGACCCGTATCAGCCAATCGAAAAAGACAGACGCATTACCCGAGAGATTTTGAAGGTTTTAGCAAAAACAAAGCACCCCTTCACGATTACAACGAAATCTGATCTTGTTTTACGTGACCTCGACATTTTGCAGCCTCTAGCAAAACAAAGGCTTGTAACGGTCGGCATCTCTTTAACAAGTTTAAACAATCGTTTGTCCCGAACAATGGAGCCGCGCGCCAGTGCACCCCACAAACGATTAAACGCCGTTCGGAAACTAAGCGATGCCGGAATTCCGGTCGTTGCGCAAATGGCTCCTATCATCCCGGCTGTGAATGATATGGAAATGGAACAAATCCTGAAAGCTGCCAAGGAACATGGTGCGTCTGACGCTATTTACCTGCTCCTCAGGTTGCCGCGTGAAGTCTCTCCTCTTTTTCGAGATTGGCTGCGCGAACATTTTCCTGATCGGGCCGCCAAAGTCATGTCGCTGATCCAATCGATGCGAAAAGGCCGCGATTATGACCCTGATTTCAGAACCCGGATGAGAGGTCAGGGCGCCTACGCAGATCTCATCGCTAACCGGTTCACGCTGGCTTGCCGCAAATACGGCCTGAAAAGACGAAAACACGACCTTGCGACCGACTTGTTTAAAAAGCCTACTGGACCCATCAATCAATATTCTCTTTTTGATGATTAA
- the acuI gene encoding acrylyl-CoA reductase (NADPH), translating into MLITKENDEYKAELNDVSEDHLPEGDVTVAVEYSTLNYKDGLAITGSSPVVRKFPMVPGVDIAGTVVDSRGSQFKAGDKVILNGWGVGETHWGGLAEKARLKSKWLVPLPAAFSTKQAMAIGTAGYTAMLCVMALERQGVTPDKGDILVTGAVGGVGSVAVSLLAKLGYSVIASTGRADQADYLKELGATDIINREELSAPGRPLGKERWAGAVDTVGSHTLANICAGTKYGGVVTACGLAQGMDLPATVMPFILRGVILNGIDSVYCPIETRIEAWNRLAQDLDTKHIDLITNEIKLSEAISAASDLMKGTIRGRAVVNVNA; encoded by the coding sequence ATTCTGATTACCAAAGAAAATGACGAATACAAAGCAGAGCTCAACGATGTTTCAGAAGACCACCTTCCTGAAGGGGATGTAACGGTTGCGGTCGAATATTCGACGTTAAACTATAAAGACGGCCTCGCGATCACTGGCTCTTCTCCGGTTGTTCGTAAATTTCCGATGGTTCCTGGGGTCGATATCGCTGGTACAGTTGTTGACAGTCGGGGCAGTCAATTCAAGGCAGGCGACAAGGTCATTTTGAACGGCTGGGGTGTTGGCGAAACCCATTGGGGTGGATTGGCTGAGAAGGCCCGACTAAAATCTAAATGGCTGGTGCCGCTCCCCGCTGCGTTCTCAACTAAACAGGCAATGGCAATTGGAACTGCAGGTTATACAGCGATGCTGTGTGTCATGGCGCTTGAACGGCAAGGCGTGACACCAGACAAAGGGGACATTTTGGTCACCGGCGCTGTGGGTGGTGTTGGTAGTGTTGCGGTTTCGCTTCTCGCAAAGCTGGGTTACTCCGTTATCGCATCTACAGGCCGTGCAGATCAGGCGGATTACCTGAAAGAACTGGGTGCTACTGACATCATTAACAGAGAAGAACTGTCTGCTCCGGGCCGCCCTCTTGGCAAAGAGCGTTGGGCTGGCGCAGTCGATACGGTTGGCAGCCACACCCTTGCAAATATCTGCGCTGGTACAAAATATGGTGGTGTTGTTACAGCTTGCGGACTTGCTCAAGGGATGGATCTTCCTGCAACAGTGATGCCCTTTATTCTGCGCGGTGTTATTCTGAACGGGATTGATAGTGTATATTGCCCGATTGAAACCCGCATTGAAGCCTGGAATAGACTGGCTCAGGATCTGGATACGAAACACATCGATCTGATCACCAATGAAATAAAACTGTCTGAAGCCATTTCAGCCGCGAGCGACCTGATGAAGGGAACCATTCGAGGCCGGGCCGTCGTTAACGTTAACGCATAA
- a CDS encoding ribonuclease HII, translating to MPDKPDYSLETKLAGRIVGIDEVGRGPFAGPVVAAAVILDPQNFPDGLQDSKKISKNRREALYETLMACANVGIGEATVQEVDQLNILQATFLAMKRAVTALNITPDFALVDGNRDPKLGIPTQLVVKGDSISVSIAAASIVAKVTRDRKMCALAKQYPHYGWEKNAGYGTAEHRKGLSLFGVTPQHRRSFAPIRKILEDNEIII from the coding sequence ATGCCTGATAAACCAGATTATTCTCTAGAGACAAAATTGGCCGGGCGGATTGTCGGCATCGATGAAGTGGGCCGAGGTCCCTTTGCCGGGCCGGTAGTTGCTGCCGCTGTTATTCTGGATCCTCAGAACTTTCCTGATGGTCTTCAAGATTCAAAAAAGATCAGCAAAAATAGACGCGAAGCCCTTTATGAGACATTGATGGCCTGTGCCAATGTCGGTATCGGCGAGGCCACCGTTCAGGAAGTGGATCAGCTGAATATCTTGCAAGCTACTTTTCTGGCAATGAAGCGGGCGGTAACCGCATTAAATATTACGCCAGACTTCGCCTTGGTTGATGGTAATCGGGATCCAAAACTGGGGATCCCGACACAACTTGTTGTAAAAGGCGACAGTATTTCAGTGTCAATTGCGGCCGCTTCGATTGTTGCAAAAGTGACACGCGATCGAAAAATGTGTGCTCTGGCGAAGCAGTATCCTCACTACGGATGGGAGAAAAATGCGGGTTACGGCACGGCCGAGCATCGCAAGGGGTTGAGTCTCTTTGGTGTCACACCACAACATAGGCGAAGTTTTGCCCCAATTCGAAAAATTTTGGAGGATAATGAGATTATAATTTAA
- a CDS encoding EF-hand domain-containing protein — protein sequence MTKVISIALGCMITLFAAPSLHAAEFNSAQFLGIDRNADNTISPAEAATYRERLFTNLDLDANGSVEFEEYVKANQLRDATAEPGSAVPVPDAYKRNDENGDTVLTLAEFMAAGKAAFKALDTNNDGMISQPEFVAPGL from the coding sequence ATGACAAAGGTTATTTCAATCGCACTGGGCTGCATGATTACACTATTTGCAGCCCCTTCGCTTCACGCGGCAGAGTTTAATTCTGCTCAGTTCCTTGGAATTGACCGGAACGCCGACAATACCATTTCCCCAGCTGAAGCCGCGACCTATCGGGAAAGACTATTTACCAACCTTGATCTTGATGCCAACGGCAGTGTCGAATTCGAAGAATATGTAAAAGCCAATCAGCTAAGAGACGCGACCGCCGAGCCCGGATCAGCCGTTCCAGTACCCGACGCCTATAAACGGAACGACGAAAATGGCGACACCGTTTTGACGCTGGCAGAATTTATGGCTGCCGGGAAAGCCGCGTTTAAGGCTTTGGATACGAATAATGACGGAATGATCTCTCAACCGGAATTTGTCGCGCCAGGTCTCTAA
- the mutY gene encoding A/G-specific adenine glycosylase — MDNQLFATKVFSQKILKWYDVRARILPWRSPPGKTADAYHVWLSEIMLQQTTVATVGPYFEKFLNCWPTVQHLANASLDDVLVAWAGLGYYARARNLHKCAGEVCQKYGGHFPQSEKELLTLPGIGEYTAAAIASIAYGVPAVVVDGNIERIITRVYRVQEALPKSRSQIRELAARVSPESRPGDYAQALMDIGATICTPKKPRCSDCPVNVECAAYVTGDQEQFPKKAPKKTKPTRKAAVLWIENHHGEVLLRRREEKGLLGGMMEFPSTSWVEADYSEDDINALLSELGDLDHQDVHKLGDRITHTFTHFHLHFTPHILRLNEEDRVISNHLYWVSPEKFAEIALPTLMTKVVSSVKAGQGILGL, encoded by the coding sequence ATGGATAATCAACTTTTTGCGACCAAGGTTTTCTCTCAGAAGATCCTTAAATGGTACGATGTAAGGGCCCGAATTTTACCGTGGCGAAGCCCTCCCGGGAAAACAGCGGATGCCTACCATGTCTGGCTGAGTGAAATCATGTTGCAGCAAACAACGGTTGCAACAGTTGGGCCGTATTTTGAAAAATTCCTGAATTGCTGGCCGACTGTGCAACATCTTGCGAATGCCTCATTAGATGACGTTTTGGTCGCTTGGGCAGGCCTTGGATATTACGCTCGTGCCCGAAATCTTCACAAATGTGCAGGCGAGGTTTGTCAAAAATATGGCGGACATTTTCCTCAATCCGAGAAGGAACTCCTGACCTTGCCTGGTATCGGTGAATATACAGCGGCGGCGATCGCCTCGATTGCCTATGGTGTTCCGGCAGTGGTAGTGGATGGAAATATTGAACGCATCATCACCAGAGTTTACCGGGTTCAGGAGGCTCTTCCAAAGTCTCGATCCCAAATTCGGGAGCTGGCAGCCAGAGTCTCTCCTGAAAGCAGGCCAGGCGATTATGCACAGGCCTTGATGGATATTGGGGCGACAATCTGTACCCCTAAAAAACCGCGTTGTTCCGACTGTCCGGTAAATGTGGAATGTGCAGCATATGTAACAGGGGATCAGGAACAATTTCCAAAAAAGGCGCCCAAGAAGACGAAACCAACCCGAAAAGCCGCGGTTTTATGGATCGAAAACCATCACGGTGAAGTTTTGTTGCGCAGAAGGGAAGAGAAAGGGTTGCTGGGTGGTATGATGGAGTTCCCATCCACTTCGTGGGTTGAGGCTGACTATTCAGAAGACGATATCAATGCGCTGCTTTCCGAGTTGGGAGATCTTGATCATCAGGACGTGCACAAGCTAGGTGACCGGATTACCCACACATTTACGCATTTCCATCTGCATTTTACGCCACACATCCTGCGTTTGAATGAAGAGGATCGGGTTATCTCAAACCACCTTTATTGGGTGTCGCCCGAAAAATTTGCTGAAATCGCCTTACCCACCCTGATGACCAAGGTTGTGTCTTCGGTAAAAGCAGGGCAAGGCATTCTGGGATTATAA
- the acuR gene encoding acrylate utilization transcriptional regulator AcuR encodes MQQEVPLKRGRGRPPKMDNGHLETKEKLLRMGTQVLTEKGFSSTGLDSILKEAGIPKGSFYHYFANKKAFGLAVIDNYNAYFCAKLDKWLLNDSRSPLDRLADFIADAKHGMERYRFKRGCLIGNLGQELAGVDETFRHPLEKVFLTWQTRVSRCLEEAQQQNEIAHHLNCQDLASFFWIGWEGAILRAKLAQSCDPLELFADQFFGMIKKNNPIENNRSENRESNSDYQRK; translated from the coding sequence ATGCAACAGGAAGTACCCTTAAAAAGAGGCCGTGGGCGCCCACCAAAAATGGACAATGGCCATCTGGAAACCAAAGAAAAACTTCTTCGGATGGGCACTCAGGTTTTAACAGAAAAAGGGTTTTCCAGCACGGGGCTGGATAGCATTTTAAAAGAAGCAGGCATTCCAAAAGGCTCTTTTTATCATTACTTTGCCAATAAGAAAGCGTTCGGGCTCGCTGTCATTGACAACTATAACGCCTATTTTTGCGCCAAACTGGACAAGTGGCTTTTGAATGACAGCCGCTCTCCCCTAGATCGATTGGCTGACTTTATTGCGGATGCCAAACATGGCATGGAACGATACCGGTTTAAACGGGGCTGCCTGATCGGCAACTTGGGTCAGGAACTCGCAGGCGTGGACGAAACATTTCGGCATCCCTTGGAAAAAGTTTTCCTGACTTGGCAAACCCGGGTTTCAAGATGCCTTGAAGAGGCCCAGCAACAAAACGAGATTGCCCATCATCTAAACTGCCAGGATCTGGCTTCCTTTTTCTGGATTGGTTGGGAAGGTGCCATTTTGAGGGCCAAACTCGCCCAGTCCTGCGATCCATTAGAGTTATTTGCCGATCAGTTTTTCGGCATGATCAAGAAAAATAATCCAATTGAGAATAACAGGAGTGAAAACCGTGAAAGCAATTCTGATTACCAAAGAAAATGA
- a CDS encoding DsbA family protein, protein MKSYTNTTSSMNEQTMTLSRRHFVASAGIAPLALGAAGSLLSPATAQAGVMDILENDNILGDPKAPISIVEYASLTCSHCANFHTNAFKNIQEDYIDTGKAFLIYRDFPLDRFAFQASVLAHAAGKDRFFAVLKILFEKQAEWTTAPDITAALTKIGNMVGVSKATYEKNLADEKLGESILTDRMVGANEYGVNSTPTLFINGEKYEGSREYEVLGPYLAGI, encoded by the coding sequence ATGAAAAGCTATACTAACACCACATCTAGTATGAATGAGCAAACAATGACACTATCACGCCGACATTTTGTGGCTTCTGCCGGTATCGCCCCTCTTGCATTGGGTGCAGCGGGCTCTTTGCTGTCTCCGGCAACTGCGCAGGCCGGTGTCATGGACATTCTGGAAAATGACAATATTTTAGGTGACCCGAAGGCCCCTATCTCAATTGTCGAATATGCATCCTTAACTTGTTCGCATTGTGCCAATTTTCATACAAACGCGTTCAAGAATATTCAGGAAGACTATATAGATACTGGAAAAGCGTTTCTTATTTATCGGGACTTCCCGCTTGATCGCTTTGCCTTTCAGGCATCAGTTCTCGCCCATGCCGCCGGGAAAGATCGTTTCTTTGCTGTACTTAAGATCCTTTTTGAGAAGCAAGCAGAATGGACAACAGCACCGGACATAACTGCGGCTTTAACCAAGATCGGAAATATGGTTGGCGTCTCGAAAGCCACTTACGAAAAGAACCTCGCAGATGAAAAACTGGGAGAAAGTATTTTAACGGACCGGATGGTTGGCGCCAATGAATATGGTGTTAACAGTACCCCTACCCTCTTCATTAACGGCGAAAAATACGAAGGTTCCCGTGAATACGAGGTATTGGGGCCGTATCTCGCAGGCATCTAA